The Nocardia sp. NBC_00508 nucleotide sequence TGGTCGCGACCAAGTCGTGGATCGTCCCCTGCTCACCCTGGAAGACCTGGATGATCTCGAAGGACAGCTTGTTCACGTCCTCGGCGGTCAGCGTGCGGAACAGCGGACGGAATCCGTTGAACAGCGTGGTGAGATTCAATGCCGGCTTGGTGCGCTCCAACGGAATGGTGCCACCCTCGGTCAGCTTGTGGCCCTGCGCCCCGGTCCCCTGCTCCAAGGCGATGTAGCGCTGGCCGACCAAGTTGCGGTACTTGATCGTCGCGGTGGTCGAGGCCGGCAACCAGTCCCGGTCGGTGAGATCGAACTTCACCTCGGCGAGGCGCTTGTCCACGATCGACACGTCGGTGACCTTGCCGACCCGCACACCCGCGATGCGCACATCGTCACCGGGAATGAGCGAAGTGACGTCGGTGAATCTGGCCTTGAACTCGGTGCCGCCGCGGCTGTAGTTTGCGATCGACAGTCCGAGCATGGTGGTCACGAACAGCGTCACCACCACGAAGATGATCAGCTTGGCCAGCGGGCCGCCCAGTCCGCGCAAGGGCTGCCTCATCGCACGCTCACCTCGCTTCCGCGGAACGCGGGCGCACCGGCCCGGGTCACCCAGCCCGGCACCTGGTCCGGTGCGACACCATTGGCCGCGCCGTAGATCGCGCCGAGCGACTGCTGCTCCATCGGCGAACCGGCGATCGTCGGCATCTTGCCGGCCGGGTAGACGCCGAACTGCGGCGGCTCCAGGTAGCCGGCCTCCTGGTCGCCCGGATTGCGGCTGGGCACAGCGTAGGAACCGTCATTGGGGGGACCGCCGGGGTACTGGCCGGGGTCGACGCCGAGCGGCTTCTCGGGAACGCACCACGGCCCCCTGGTATCCAGCCAACGCGGCTCGTCCTGGTTCGGCAGGTACTTGCCGCGCGTGTTGGTCAGCTCGATGGTCACGCGCGAACCGGGCCGATCGGTGCCCTTGCCGAAGAGCTTGTCGATGCGAGGCGTCAACTGCGCGAAGTTCGCCAGTGCGCAGGTGTAGTTCGGCGAGTAGTAGGCCAGCTGTTCGAGCGCCGGACGCGAATCGGCGGCTACGTCGATGATGTTGTCGCGGTTGGCGATCAGGAAGTCGGCCGTGGTCGCCGAGGACGGCGTCAGGGTCGCGTAGAGCACATCGATGTCGGTGCGTCGCTGCACGATCGTCGCGTTGGTGGTGCGCAGGTTGTCCAGCGCCTGGATCAGCTGCGGGGCCGCGTCGGAGTACGTGGCGGCCACCTCGGCGAAACTGCGCAGGTCGGCTTGCAGGTCCGGAAGCACGCCGTTGACCTGACGGAAGATCTCGTCCAGCTTGACCACGCTCTCGCCGAGTGCGAGGCCTTGCCCGGCCAGCGCCTGGGACAGTGCGCCCAGGGTGGCGGCGAGGTCCTGCGGCGGAATTGCCTGCAACAGCGGAAGCAGGTCGTCGAGCAGCTTGCTCAACTCGATGGCGTTGCCGCTGACGTCCTGGTGCAGCGTCACGCCGTCGGTCAGGTGCCGCGGACTCGGGTCTTCCGGGATCACCAGGTCCACGTAGCGCTCGCCGAACAGCGTCTTGGGCAGGAGCCGCGCGGTCGCGTTGACCGGAATCTGCTGCGCCTTGTCCGGATCGATGGCCAGGTGCAACGTCACCTCGCCGCCCTCGGAACGGCTCGAGCGCACTTCGCCGACGCTGACGCCGCGGGCCTTCACGTCGGCATTGCGCGTCAGCGCGTTGCCAACGCTGTCGGTGATCAGATCGACCTGCACGCTCCGCACGAACTGCTTGTTGTAGATCGCGATCGTCGTCCACACGAACAGCGCGACCACGACGAAGAACGCGATGCCCAGCGCCCGAATACGCAGCTTCTCCGTCGAACGCCAGGTCTGCGTCGCGCGGCTCATCCGGCCACCCGCACCGTGGTCGTGGTGCCCCAGATCGCGAGGCTGAGGAAGAAGTCGAGGATGTTCACCAGCACGATCGCCGCGCGGACCGCGCGCCCCACCGCGACACCGACGCCCGCGGGTCCGCCGGTGGCGTGGAAGCCGTAGTAGCAGTGCACCATGATGATCACGAAGGCGAAGACCAGCACCTTGAGGAACGAATAGAGCACGTCCTCCGGTGGCAGGAACAGATTGAAGTAGTGGTCGTAGGACCCGCTGGACTGCCCGTTGAACCAGATGCTGACCATGCGCGAAGCCAGGAACGTGCCGAGCAGTCCCACGATGTACAGCGGGATCACCGCGAGGAATCCGGCGATCACGCGGCTGGTGACCAGGAACGGGATGCCCGGCACCGCCATCACCTCGAGCGCATCGATCTCCTCGGAGATCCGCATTGCGCCCAGCTGCGCGGTGAAACCACAGCCGACGGTCGCCGACAGCGCCAGAGCGGCGACCAGCGGCGCGATCTCACGGGTATTGATATAGGCGGTGAGGAAGCCGGTGAGCGCCGAGCTGCCGAGTGCGTCGAGGGCCTTGAAGCCCTGCAGCCCGACGACAACGCCGACCGACCCGGACATGAACACGATCACGCCGATGGTGCCGCCGATCACCGCGAGCGCGCCGGTGCCGAAGGTGACTTCGGCGAGCAGCCGCATGACCTCCTTGCGGTAATGCACCGCGGTACGCGGAATCCAGGCGATCGTGCGCGAGTAGAACGACATCTGATCGCCGGCGCGATCGATGATGTTGAGCGGCATGCGGAGGACTTCCCCGGCCCGTCGCATCGACCTGGCGACCGGGGCTCGATATGACGTGGCCATCGATCAGGCGCCCTTAGCCGGGACGACTTGCAGGTACACCAGGGTCAGGATGAGGTTCACGAAGAACAGCACCAGGAACGTGATCACCACGGATTGGTTCACCGCGTCACCGACTCCTTTCGGGCCCCCTTTGGGATGCAACCCCTTGTACGCGGCGATCACACCCGCGATGAGGCCGAATACCGCTGCCTTGATCTCACC carries:
- a CDS encoding MlaE family ABC transporter permease; this translates as MRRAGEVLRMPLNIIDRAGDQMSFYSRTIAWIPRTAVHYRKEVMRLLAEVTFGTGALAVIGGTIGVIVFMSGSVGVVVGLQGFKALDALGSSALTGFLTAYINTREIAPLVAALALSATVGCGFTAQLGAMRISEEIDALEVMAVPGIPFLVTSRVIAGFLAVIPLYIVGLLGTFLASRMVSIWFNGQSSGSYDHYFNLFLPPEDVLYSFLKVLVFAFVIIMVHCYYGFHATGGPAGVGVAVGRAVRAAIVLVNILDFFLSLAIWGTTTTVRVAG
- a CDS encoding MCE family protein, encoding MSRATQTWRSTEKLRIRALGIAFFVVVALFVWTTIAIYNKQFVRSVQVDLITDSVGNALTRNADVKARGVSVGEVRSSRSEGGEVTLHLAIDPDKAQQIPVNATARLLPKTLFGERYVDLVIPEDPSPRHLTDGVTLHQDVSGNAIELSKLLDDLLPLLQAIPPQDLAATLGALSQALAGQGLALGESVVKLDEIFRQVNGVLPDLQADLRSFAEVAATYSDAAPQLIQALDNLRTTNATIVQRRTDIDVLYATLTPSSATTADFLIANRDNIIDVAADSRPALEQLAYYSPNYTCALANFAQLTPRIDKLFGKGTDRPGSRVTIELTNTRGKYLPNQDEPRWLDTRGPWCVPEKPLGVDPGQYPGGPPNDGSYAVPSRNPGDQEAGYLEPPQFGVYPAGKMPTIAGSPMEQQSLGAIYGAANGVAPDQVPGWVTRAGAPAFRGSEVSVR
- a CDS encoding MCE family protein — encoded protein: MRQPLRGLGGPLAKLIIFVVVTLFVTTMLGLSIANYSRGGTEFKARFTDVTSLIPGDDVRIAGVRVGKVTDVSIVDKRLAEVKFDLTDRDWLPASTTATIKYRNLVGQRYIALEQGTGAQGHKLTEGGTIPLERTKPALNLTTLFNGFRPLFRTLTAEDVNKLSFEIIQVFQGEQGTIHDLVATTANLTNKIADKDAVIGELTRNLTAVLDTVNQRDDQFDQLIVNTEALISGLAAERDTIGRSVTSLADLTSATSDLLVPVRPTLQGSIAGLSQLTGTLDERRDEVNEALYTLPIKMEKLGRVGSYGSWFQFYLCGIDIVVGPGAVDAPQLNLPAGLPTINQPLYTNAAPRCQGKAR